A single window of Modestobacter italicus DNA harbors:
- a CDS encoding HNH endonuclease signature motif containing protein — protein MAAMTVVAGQAERSIEVLAGEIRSGAVRLAAATAAWLRLVAEFDVREGWGGVGIQSCAHWLAWQCGMSPGAAREHVRVARALGRLPLTAAAFEQGRLSYSKVREITRVADPDTEPALVELAGHTTASQLARVVRGWRRSDDVDAGRVAEKRSFQWHWDVDGMLVLQVRMDAEAGAALLANVESRAERDARRERAAAKKAATGEAGAADGDRCPEDPATFPRERMTVRRCRALAELAAEAVDVGRRAGDPPRREVVVHVDADVLAQDAAAGRAHLEGGPALSPSQVRRMACEASLTVIVERGGQPLALGRRRRLATKAQRRALLARDGGCARPGCDETRIERLHAHHLTPWSLGGRTDVSAMVLLCDVDHGLVHDEGLVLVRRGRELVAHDRAGRRIWGPADPAFRTPPLLTLVPDAGLPDAWPDTGERMDLQHVVWALLAHRDHLRRQAA, from the coding sequence ATGGCGGCGATGACGGTGGTGGCGGGGCAGGCGGAGCGGTCGATCGAGGTGCTGGCCGGGGAGATCCGGTCGGGGGCGGTGCGGTTGGCCGCCGCGACGGCTGCCTGGCTGCGGCTCGTGGCGGAGTTCGACGTCCGGGAGGGCTGGGGTGGGGTCGGGATCCAGTCGTGCGCGCACTGGCTGGCCTGGCAGTGCGGGATGAGCCCCGGTGCGGCGCGGGAGCACGTCCGGGTCGCGCGGGCGCTGGGCAGGCTGCCGCTCACGGCGGCGGCGTTCGAGCAGGGCCGGCTGTCCTACTCCAAGGTCCGGGAGATCACCCGGGTCGCCGACCCCGACACCGAGCCGGCCCTGGTCGAGCTGGCCGGGCACACCACCGCGTCACAGCTGGCCCGGGTGGTGCGCGGCTGGCGCCGCTCCGACGACGTGGACGCCGGCCGGGTCGCGGAGAAGCGGTCCTTCCAGTGGCACTGGGACGTCGACGGGATGCTGGTGCTGCAGGTGCGGATGGACGCCGAGGCCGGCGCGGCTCTGCTGGCGAACGTCGAGTCCCGGGCCGAACGGGACGCCCGCCGGGAACGGGCCGCGGCGAAGAAGGCGGCCACGGGTGAGGCGGGCGCCGCGGACGGGGACCGCTGCCCGGAGGACCCGGCGACGTTCCCGCGGGAACGGATGACCGTGCGGCGCTGCCGGGCGCTGGCCGAGCTCGCCGCCGAGGCGGTCGACGTCGGCCGGCGGGCCGGGGACCCGCCGCGCCGCGAGGTGGTCGTGCACGTCGACGCCGACGTGCTGGCGCAGGACGCGGCGGCGGGGCGGGCCCACCTGGAGGGCGGTCCGGCGCTGTCGCCGAGCCAGGTGCGGCGGATGGCGTGCGAGGCGTCCCTGACAGTGATCGTCGAGCGCGGTGGTCAGCCGCTGGCGCTGGGCCGGCGCCGCCGGCTGGCCACCAAGGCGCAGCGGCGGGCGCTGCTGGCCCGCGACGGCGGCTGCGCCCGGCCGGGGTGCGACGAGACCCGGATCGAGCGGCTGCACGCCCACCACCTCACGCCGTGGTCGCTGGGTGGCCGCACCGACGTGTCGGCGATGGTGCTGCTGTGCGACGTCGACCACGGGCTGGTGCACGACGAGGGGCTGGTGCTGGTCCGCCGCGGGCGGGAGCTGGTGGCCCACGACCGGGCCGGACGGCGGATCTGGGGCCCGGCCGATCCCGCCTTCCGCACCCCACCGCTGCTGACGCTGGTGCCCGACGCCGGCCTGCCCGACGCGTGGCCGGACACCGGTGAGCGGATGGACCTGCAGCACGTCGTCTGGGCGCTGCTCGCCCACCGCGACCACCTCCGCCGCCAGGCCGCCTGA
- a CDS encoding flotillin family protein, whose product MTLLYAIGGIAVLVVLLVLLVLSRIKVAGPNQAFLVTGRQGRSVTGTDGAVSRDMSGQKVVMGASVFVLPVVQKLHSIDLSSRRIPVAIRGAVSKQGVKCDLEGVAIVKVGGNEQSIRAAAQRFLAQQQGIDTFTSEVLAGALRSIVGRLTIEEIIRDRAAFASAVAEEAESSLTGQGLVLDTFQLQDIQAEGTYLADLGRPEAARVLKEASIAEARARQAAQQEQLLADEAIAVSQRQLALKKAEIAAETDAATARAAAAGPLAQAAQDQEVLAAQEKVAARTATLTQAQLDTKVRRPADAERYRVEQEAEGRKNSAILTAEAQRQATIAAAQAAAEQARLSGEGERARRSALAEAEAIEGAKRGEAEKLRRQAIADAVEREGAAEGAAILARGQAEAAAMDARSTAFATYGEAAILEMLVKVLPEVVAAASAPLAGVDKMTVISADGAGSLGRSVAANVAQGLQLSGDLTGLDVGALLKRLGSGAAGLGDTPAPVTRVPLDGNGADSARS is encoded by the coding sequence GTGACGCTGCTCTACGCGATCGGCGGCATCGCCGTCCTGGTCGTCCTGCTGGTGCTCCTCGTCCTGTCCCGGATCAAGGTGGCCGGCCCCAACCAGGCGTTCCTGGTCACCGGCCGGCAGGGCCGCTCGGTGACCGGCACGGACGGCGCGGTGAGCCGGGACATGTCGGGCCAGAAGGTGGTCATGGGCGCCAGCGTGTTCGTGCTGCCCGTGGTGCAGAAGCTGCACTCGATCGACCTGTCCAGCCGGCGGATCCCGGTGGCCATCCGCGGCGCCGTCTCCAAGCAGGGCGTCAAGTGCGACCTCGAGGGCGTGGCCATCGTCAAGGTCGGCGGCAACGAGCAGTCGATCCGGGCGGCCGCGCAGCGCTTCCTGGCCCAGCAGCAGGGCATCGACACCTTCACCTCGGAGGTGCTGGCCGGCGCGCTCCGCTCGATCGTCGGCCGGCTGACCATCGAGGAGATCATCCGCGACCGGGCCGCGTTCGCCTCGGCTGTGGCGGAGGAGGCCGAGTCCTCGCTCACCGGGCAGGGGCTGGTGCTGGACACGTTCCAGCTGCAGGACATCCAGGCCGAGGGCACCTACCTGGCCGACCTCGGCCGGCCCGAGGCCGCCCGGGTGCTCAAGGAGGCCTCGATCGCCGAGGCGCGTGCCCGGCAGGCCGCGCAGCAGGAGCAGCTGCTGGCCGACGAGGCGATCGCGGTCTCCCAGCGCCAGCTGGCGCTGAAGAAGGCCGAGATCGCGGCCGAGACCGACGCCGCCACCGCCCGCGCCGCGGCGGCCGGGCCGCTGGCCCAGGCGGCGCAGGACCAGGAGGTCCTCGCCGCGCAGGAGAAGGTCGCGGCACGGACGGCGACGCTCACCCAGGCGCAGCTGGACACCAAGGTGCGCCGTCCGGCCGACGCCGAGCGGTACCGCGTCGAGCAGGAGGCGGAGGGTCGGAAGAACTCGGCGATCCTCACCGCGGAGGCCCAGCGCCAGGCGACCATCGCCGCCGCCCAGGCCGCCGCCGAGCAGGCGCGGCTGTCCGGTGAGGGCGAGCGGGCCCGGCGGTCGGCGCTGGCCGAGGCGGAGGCCATCGAGGGCGCCAAGCGCGGTGAGGCCGAGAAGCTCCGCCGGCAGGCGATCGCCGACGCCGTCGAGCGCGAGGGCGCGGCGGAGGGTGCGGCGATCCTCGCCCGCGGGCAGGCCGAGGCCGCCGCGATGGACGCCCGGTCCACCGCCTTCGCCACCTACGGCGAGGCGGCGATCCTGGAGATGCTGGTCAAGGTGCTGCCCGAGGTGGTCGCCGCCGCCTCGGCACCGCTCGCCGGCGTGGACAAGATGACCGTCATCTCCGCCGACGGGGCAGGCTCGCTGGGCCGCTCGGTGGCCGCCAACGTCGCGCAGGGGCTGCAGCTGTCCGGCGACCTCACCGGCCTGGACGTCGGCGCGCTGCTCAAGCGCCTCGGCAGCGGCGCCGCGGGGCTCGGCGACACCCCCGCCCCCGTCACCCGGGTGCCGCTGGACGGCAACGGCGCGGACTCCGCTCGCAGCTGA
- the thiM gene encoding hydroxyethylthiazole kinase yields MDATSLRAATTALRDSAPLVHCLTNTVVQTITANALLAVGAAPAMVDEPAEAGEFAAVASAVLVNVGTVQQRTAEAMRIAARTASEVGTPWVLDPVAVGGLTFRTELAADLVQLRPAVVRGNASEVLALAGAGKGGRGVDSTATPEDALEAAGELARRTGGVVAVSGPVDVVTDGERVVRVGGGSPLLTRTTGAGCALGAVTAAYVAAAGDVMLGTVAAHAHVALAAEAAARIADGPGTFAVRWIDALDAVDGDALVRAQLS; encoded by the coding sequence ATGGACGCCACCTCTCTGCGCGCTGCCACCACGGCGCTGCGCGACTCCGCACCCCTGGTGCACTGCCTCACCAACACCGTCGTCCAGACGATCACGGCCAACGCGCTGCTGGCCGTCGGCGCGGCGCCCGCGATGGTCGACGAGCCGGCCGAGGCCGGGGAGTTCGCCGCCGTGGCGTCCGCGGTGCTGGTCAACGTGGGCACCGTCCAGCAGCGCACCGCCGAGGCGATGCGGATCGCGGCCCGGACGGCGTCCGAGGTCGGGACCCCGTGGGTGCTGGACCCGGTCGCCGTCGGCGGGCTGACCTTCCGCACCGAGCTCGCCGCCGACCTGGTGCAGCTGCGGCCGGCCGTCGTCCGCGGCAACGCCTCGGAGGTGCTGGCGCTGGCCGGGGCCGGCAAGGGCGGCCGCGGCGTGGACAGCACCGCCACCCCCGAGGACGCCCTGGAGGCCGCCGGTGAGCTGGCCCGGCGGACCGGCGGGGTGGTCGCGGTCAGCGGCCCGGTCGACGTGGTCACCGACGGCGAACGGGTCGTCCGGGTCGGTGGCGGCTCCCCGCTGCTGACCCGCACGACCGGTGCCGGCTGCGCGCTGGGGGCGGTCACCGCCGCCTACGTGGCCGCGGCCGGTGACGTGATGCTCGGCACGGTCGCCGCGCACGCCCACGTCGCGCTGGCGGCCGAGGCCGCGGCCCGGATCGCCGACGGGCCGGGCACGTTCGCCGTCCGGTGGATCGACGCCCTGGACGCCGTGGACGGCGACGCGCTGGTGCGGGCCCAGCTGAGCTGA
- the thiE gene encoding thiamine phosphate synthase, with product MRRAFDPTLYLVTDTALCAPRSVPAVVAAAVAGGVTAVQVRDKTASRRDLLALTRAVQEVLAPTPQVRLVVNDAVDVALLTGADGVHVGQDDLPADEVRGLLGPDALVGVSVGSAADLDAVLALPPGTVDLVGLSPVWATPTKPDAGAALGLAGTRELATRARAAGLTSVAIGGVHAANAAAVAATGVDGVCVVSDVCAAADPAAAARTLRGALAGRVPA from the coding sequence ATGCGCCGCGCGTTCGACCCAACGCTCTACCTGGTCACCGACACCGCGCTGTGCGCGCCGCGGTCGGTGCCCGCGGTCGTCGCCGCCGCGGTGGCCGGTGGGGTGACCGCCGTGCAGGTGCGGGACAAGACGGCGAGCCGGCGGGACCTGCTGGCGCTGACCCGCGCGGTGCAGGAGGTCCTCGCGCCGACCCCGCAGGTGCGGCTGGTCGTCAACGACGCGGTGGACGTCGCCCTGCTCACCGGCGCCGACGGGGTGCACGTCGGCCAGGACGACCTCCCGGCCGACGAGGTGCGCGGCCTGCTCGGCCCGGACGCGCTGGTCGGGGTCTCGGTCGGGTCGGCCGCCGACCTGGACGCCGTCCTGGCCCTGCCGCCGGGCACCGTCGACCTGGTCGGGCTCAGCCCGGTGTGGGCGACGCCGACCAAGCCCGACGCCGGGGCGGCGCTGGGGCTGGCGGGCACCCGGGAGCTCGCCACCCGGGCGCGCGCCGCCGGGCTGACGTCGGTGGCGATCGGCGGGGTGCACGCGGCGAACGCCGCCGCGGTGGCCGCGACCGGGGTCGACGGCGTCTGCGTGGTCTCCGACGTCTGCGCGGCGGCCGACCCCGCCGCCGCGGCGCGCACCCTGCGGGGCGCGCTGGCCGGGCGGGTGCCGGCGTGA
- the thiD gene encoding bifunctional hydroxymethylpyrimidine kinase/phosphomethylpyrimidine kinase: MTAAVALTVAGSDPSGGAGVQADLKTFSALGVYGTAVLTALTAQSTRGVTGVHAVPAAFVGEQLRTLLADVTVHATKLGMLGTADVVHEVAAVLADRPAGPVVCDPVMVATSGDRLISDDAVDAVRSVLLPVTDLLTPNVPEAAALLDVAPATTVDELAPQAAALLALGPGAVLLKGGHLGGAESTDVLVTAAGVVESRRPRVPTTATHGTGCTLSSAVAALVARTRLAAPDEPVDWAPLVEGARDYLQAALVEGESLRVGAGHGPVHHFAGWWPA; the protein is encoded by the coding sequence GTGACCGCGGCCGTCGCGCTGACCGTGGCCGGCAGCGACCCCAGCGGCGGGGCGGGGGTGCAGGCCGACCTGAAGACCTTCAGCGCGCTGGGCGTCTACGGGACGGCGGTGCTCACCGCGCTGACCGCGCAGAGCACCCGCGGGGTGACCGGGGTGCACGCCGTCCCGGCGGCGTTCGTCGGCGAGCAGCTGCGCACGCTGCTCGCGGACGTGACCGTGCACGCCACCAAGCTCGGCATGCTCGGCACCGCCGACGTGGTCCACGAGGTCGCCGCGGTGCTCGCCGACCGGCCCGCGGGACCGGTGGTCTGCGACCCGGTGATGGTCGCCACCAGCGGTGACCGGCTGATCTCCGACGACGCGGTCGACGCCGTGCGCAGCGTCCTGCTGCCGGTGACCGACCTGCTCACCCCCAACGTGCCGGAGGCGGCCGCGCTGCTCGACGTGGCCCCGGCGACGACGGTCGACGAGCTGGCCCCGCAGGCGGCGGCGCTGCTCGCGCTCGGCCCGGGCGCGGTCCTGCTCAAGGGCGGGCACCTCGGCGGCGCGGAGAGCACCGACGTGCTGGTGACCGCGGCCGGGGTGGTCGAGAGCCGCCGGCCCCGGGTGCCGACGACGGCCACGCACGGCACCGGCTGCACGCTCTCCTCGGCGGTCGCGGCGCTGGTCGCCCGCACCCGGCTGGCCGCGCCCGACGAGCCGGTGGACTGGGCGCCGCTGGTCGAGGGCGCCCGCGACTACCTGCAGGCCGCGCTGGTCGAGGGGGAGTCGCTGCGGGTCGGTGCCGGGCACGGCCCGGTGCACCACTTCGCCGGCTGGTGGCCGGCGTAG
- a CDS encoding tetratricopeptide repeat protein, giving the protein MPAPDDDLDVDALIDRGCELADLGDHEQALWFFRRAAVHGDPVALFDLGNSLDALGREDEAADAFRQAAAAGEDDAWLNLASVLARLGRWADAERAARSALDAGDTKAWTVLGDALEAQGRSVEALRTLRTAAERGDARAGLALAHRLLDSGRTLEAWHWAQVSADAGDAVAAATLAAWRWDETRDLALEPQLRAGAELHEEARTGLAALLRATGRVEEARAVLEEGALRGEVGSWLPLGNLYRDELDDDVAAAAAYRAGIEGGDLHSHHNLGVLLLDAGDVDGAIEHFSVAAAGGDELAARVLREVLADED; this is encoded by the coding sequence GTGCCCGCACCCGACGACGACCTGGACGTCGACGCCCTCATCGACCGTGGGTGCGAGCTCGCCGACCTCGGTGACCACGAGCAGGCGCTCTGGTTCTTCCGCCGCGCCGCCGTGCACGGCGACCCCGTCGCCCTGTTCGACCTGGGCAACAGCCTCGACGCGCTCGGCCGCGAGGACGAGGCCGCCGACGCCTTCCGGCAGGCCGCCGCGGCCGGTGAGGACGACGCCTGGCTGAACCTCGCCTCCGTGCTGGCCCGGCTGGGGCGCTGGGCCGACGCTGAGCGCGCCGCCCGGTCCGCCCTGGACGCCGGGGACACCAAGGCCTGGACGGTGCTGGGCGACGCCCTGGAGGCCCAGGGCCGCTCGGTCGAGGCGCTGCGCACGCTGCGGACGGCCGCCGAGCGGGGCGACGCGCGGGCGGGTCTGGCGCTCGCCCACCGGCTGCTGGACTCCGGCCGCACGCTCGAGGCCTGGCACTGGGCGCAGGTGTCCGCGGACGCCGGCGACGCGGTGGCCGCGGCCACGCTGGCCGCCTGGCGCTGGGACGAGACCCGCGACCTGGCGCTGGAGCCGCAGCTGCGGGCCGGCGCCGAGCTCCACGAGGAGGCCCGGACCGGCCTGGCCGCCCTGCTGCGCGCCACCGGACGGGTCGAGGAGGCCCGCGCGGTGCTCGAGGAGGGCGCGCTGCGCGGCGAGGTGGGCAGCTGGCTGCCGCTGGGCAACCTCTACCGCGACGAGCTCGACGACGACGTCGCCGCGGCGGCCGCCTACCGCGCCGGCATCGAGGGCGGTGACCTGCACTCCCACCACAACCTCGGCGTGCTGCTGCTGGACGCCGGGGACGTCGACGGCGCCATCGAGCACTTCTCCGTCGCGGCGGCCGGGGGCGACGAGCTCGCCGCCCGGGTGCTGCGCGAGGTCCTCGCCGACGAGGACTGA
- a CDS encoding DNA polymerase IV encodes MRREPSIMHLDLDAFFAAVEQRDKPSLRGRPVVVGGTGGRGVVATASYEARAYGARSAMPTAEARRICPPGTAFLGGRFAAYRRTSDVVMALLRELSPLVEPVSIDEAYVDLAAGDHDLSVPGVTALALDLKARIAVATGGVTGSVGIGTSKSLAKIGSELNKPDGLTVVPAGSELDVLHPLPVRSLGGVGPATAERLAQVKVKTIGDLHRLSLVDLTTLVGQAHGTGLYRLARADDDRAVITDREAKSVSAEETFARDLTDPSRLSAELDALAGRVGSRLQRSGTSGRTVTLKVRRYDFTTLTRSLTLPQPVDDARQIAEVARRLLGAVDRSGGLRLLGVGVSGLSPYAQGDLFAEALQETVDGPTEVTEEPEPVPADPAPGPAVVAWHPGQDVVHAERGAGWVWGSGLNRVTVRFEGPRTAPGPVRTLRADDPDLQPADPPDWTTP; translated from the coding sequence GTGCGTCGGGAGCCCAGCATCATGCACCTCGACCTCGACGCCTTCTTCGCCGCCGTGGAGCAGCGCGACAAGCCCTCGCTGCGGGGCCGGCCGGTCGTCGTCGGCGGCACCGGCGGTCGGGGCGTCGTGGCCACCGCCTCCTACGAGGCCCGGGCGTACGGCGCACGCAGCGCGATGCCCACGGCGGAGGCGCGGCGGATCTGCCCGCCCGGCACCGCGTTCCTCGGCGGCCGGTTCGCCGCCTACCGGCGCACCTCGGACGTCGTCATGGCCCTGCTGCGGGAGCTCTCCCCGCTGGTCGAGCCGGTGTCCATCGACGAGGCCTACGTCGACCTGGCCGCCGGTGACCACGACCTCTCGGTGCCCGGCGTCACCGCGCTGGCCCTCGACCTCAAGGCCCGGATCGCGGTGGCCACCGGCGGCGTCACCGGCTCGGTCGGGATCGGCACGTCGAAGTCGCTGGCGAAGATCGGCTCGGAGCTGAACAAGCCGGACGGGCTGACCGTCGTCCCGGCCGGGAGCGAGCTCGACGTGCTGCACCCGCTGCCGGTGCGCAGCCTCGGCGGGGTGGGCCCGGCCACCGCGGAACGGCTGGCGCAGGTCAAGGTGAAGACGATCGGCGACCTGCACCGGCTCTCGCTGGTCGACCTCACCACCCTGGTCGGCCAGGCGCACGGCACCGGCCTGTACCGGCTGGCCCGGGCCGACGACGACCGCGCGGTCATCACCGACCGGGAGGCGAAGTCGGTGAGCGCGGAGGAGACCTTCGCCCGCGACCTCACCGACCCGTCCCGGCTCAGCGCCGAGCTCGACGCGCTGGCCGGCCGGGTGGGCAGCCGGCTGCAGCGCTCCGGGACGTCGGGCCGGACGGTGACCCTCAAGGTCCGCCGCTACGACTTCACCACCCTCACCCGCTCGCTGACCCTCCCTCAGCCCGTGGACGACGCCCGGCAGATCGCCGAGGTGGCCCGCCGGCTGCTGGGCGCGGTGGACCGCAGCGGCGGGCTGCGGCTGCTCGGCGTCGGCGTCTCCGGGCTCTCCCCCTACGCGCAGGGCGACCTCTTCGCCGAGGCCCTGCAGGAAACGGTCGACGGGCCCACCGAGGTGACCGAGGAGCCCGAGCCGGTGCCGGCCGACCCCGCGCCCGGCCCGGCGGTCGTCGCCTGGCACCCGGGTCAGGACGTCGTCCACGCCGAGCGGGGTGCGGGCTGGGTCTGGGGCAGCGGGTTGAACCGGGTCACGGTCCGGTTCGAGGGCCCGCGGACGGCGCCCGGCCCGGTGCGCACGCTGCGCGCCGACGACCCGGACCTGCAGCCGGCCGACCCGCCGGACTGGACCACCCCCTGA
- a CDS encoding class I SAM-dependent methyltransferase, which produces MVEQSAWARMSTEDPGHSAAYVDRFRRLAAQGVDLAGEARLVDAMLPRGSRVLDAGCGPGRVGGWLAGVGHTVVGVDGDPVLIAAAEADHPGPRWLVGDLAELDLGEEFDAVVCAGNVMTFLAPSTRGEVLRRFRGHLAPGGRAAIGFGAGRGYPFEEFLDDARGAGLEVDVLLSTWDLRPYTPDADFLVAVLSRG; this is translated from the coding sequence GTGGTGGAGCAGAGCGCCTGGGCGCGGATGAGCACCGAGGACCCCGGCCACTCGGCCGCCTACGTCGACCGGTTCCGCCGGCTCGCGGCGCAGGGCGTCGACCTGGCCGGTGAGGCCCGGCTGGTCGACGCGATGCTGCCGCGCGGCTCCCGGGTGCTGGACGCCGGCTGCGGGCCCGGCCGGGTCGGCGGCTGGCTGGCCGGCGTCGGGCACACCGTCGTCGGTGTCGACGGCGACCCGGTGCTGATCGCCGCCGCGGAGGCCGACCACCCCGGCCCGCGGTGGCTCGTCGGCGACCTCGCCGAGCTCGACCTCGGCGAGGAGTTCGACGCGGTCGTCTGCGCGGGCAACGTCATGACGTTCCTGGCCCCGAGCACCCGGGGCGAGGTGCTGCGCAGGTTCCGCGGGCACCTCGCCCCCGGTGGCCGGGCGGCCATCGGCTTCGGCGCCGGCCGCGGCTACCCGTTCGAGGAGTTCCTGGACGACGCCCGGGGCGCCGGGCTGGAGGTCGACGTCCTGCTCTCGACGTGGGACCTCCGCCCGTACACCCCGGACGCCGACTTCCTGGTCGCCGTCCTCAGCCGGGGCTGA
- a CDS encoding Ig-like domain-containing protein: MTPLSWRRSTAALVGTLALTTGLAAAAPAALAHPGPGKAVPLSLFPSDDLTVADPGQLTGRRVALPTTGCGAPISCGLVQELDQLDGFDLDPRIAVQFSRPVDPAEAAARISVKEEHGGWRTGVDRVVWDPATNTLYAHPAEQLAPGTTYRLKVQGGPGNAAAQDRFTTMSATDGLLDLRRQLDSGSAFAAAGITAPGLQVEGTFPAAGTTVTWTQDQGATEVTAPVVVPQAATGGTLVFGSYLAPSWLQPDVTIDQTPTADAGPAPVGPQRLPVVAVLPAGTPPPGGWPVAVFGHGFTANDTNVLLAAVANSQQGIATIGTNVVGHGYGPGSSYTITSGGTTTTLPSYGRGVDQDGNGQITSTEGSSATGAATAQSSRDALRQTAADVMTLIRSVGGTDVDADGTPDLSGDDVTYFGQSFGGIYGTMLTGADPAVTRSVLNVAGGPISEISRLSPSFRPLLTAVLQAAGLLNSTDPTRNLFQEQLPLRGEGPVTVTVPGAVAVQEYLARTTWLSRSGSPETFAPLIEPERALFQVAFGDQTVANPTAYTVIAAGDLWSRTSLYRNDRTANAANNPHSFLLNLLLPAAAQGQAQVAAFLGRGEVVDPDGAGEVWEVPISDPAVLLPLNFAQPATRP, from the coding sequence GTGACGCCACTGTCCTGGCGACGGTCGACCGCTGCCCTCGTGGGCACGCTCGCCCTCACCACCGGCCTCGCCGCCGCCGCACCCGCCGCCCTCGCCCACCCGGGCCCGGGCAAGGCCGTGCCGCTGTCGCTCTTCCCCAGCGACGACCTCACCGTCGCCGACCCCGGCCAGCTGACCGGCCGCCGGGTCGCGCTGCCGACCACCGGCTGCGGGGCCCCGATCAGCTGCGGACTGGTGCAGGAGCTCGACCAGCTCGACGGCTTCGACCTGGACCCGCGCATCGCGGTGCAGTTCAGCCGGCCGGTGGACCCGGCCGAGGCCGCCGCGCGGATCTCGGTCAAGGAGGAGCACGGCGGCTGGCGCACCGGCGTGGACCGCGTCGTGTGGGACCCGGCCACGAACACCCTCTACGCCCACCCGGCCGAGCAGCTCGCCCCCGGCACCACCTACCGGTTGAAGGTGCAGGGCGGCCCGGGCAATGCGGCGGCCCAGGACCGGTTCACCACGATGAGCGCCACCGACGGCCTGCTCGACCTCCGGCGCCAGCTCGACAGCGGCAGCGCCTTCGCCGCCGCCGGCATCACCGCACCGGGGCTGCAGGTGGAGGGCACCTTCCCGGCCGCCGGCACGACCGTGACCTGGACGCAGGACCAGGGCGCCACCGAAGTGACGGCGCCCGTCGTGGTGCCCCAGGCCGCCACCGGCGGCACCCTGGTCTTCGGCTCCTACCTGGCCCCCAGCTGGCTGCAGCCCGACGTGACGATCGACCAGACGCCGACCGCGGACGCCGGCCCGGCGCCGGTGGGCCCGCAGCGGCTGCCCGTCGTCGCGGTGCTGCCCGCCGGCACCCCGCCGCCGGGCGGCTGGCCGGTGGCGGTGTTCGGGCACGGCTTCACGGCCAACGACACCAACGTCCTGCTCGCCGCGGTCGCCAACAGCCAGCAGGGCATCGCGACCATCGGCACCAACGTCGTCGGTCACGGGTACGGCCCCGGCAGCTCCTACACGATCACCAGCGGCGGCACGACGACCACGCTGCCCTCCTACGGCCGCGGGGTCGACCAGGACGGCAACGGCCAGATCACCAGCACCGAGGGTTCCTCGGCCACCGGTGCCGCGACGGCCCAGTCCTCCCGGGACGCCCTGCGGCAGACCGCGGCGGACGTCATGACGCTCATCCGCTCGGTCGGCGGCACGGACGTCGACGCCGACGGGACGCCGGACCTCTCCGGGGACGACGTCACCTACTTCGGCCAGAGCTTCGGCGGCATCTACGGCACCATGCTCACCGGCGCCGACCCGGCCGTCACCCGGTCGGTGCTCAACGTGGCCGGCGGCCCGATCTCCGAGATCTCCCGGTTGTCGCCGTCCTTCCGGCCGCTCCTGACCGCGGTCCTGCAGGCGGCCGGTCTGCTCAACAGCACCGACCCGACCCGCAACCTGTTCCAGGAACAGCTGCCGCTGCGCGGCGAGGGGCCGGTGACGGTCACCGTGCCGGGCGCCGTGGCCGTCCAGGAGTACCTGGCCCGCACGACCTGGCTGTCCCGGTCGGGCAGCCCGGAGACGTTCGCCCCGCTGATCGAGCCGGAGCGGGCGCTGTTCCAGGTCGCCTTCGGCGACCAGACGGTGGCCAACCCGACGGCCTACACGGTGATCGCGGCCGGGGACCTGTGGTCGCGGACCAGCCTCTACCGCAACGACAGGACGGCGAACGCGGCGAACAACCCGCACTCGTTCCTGCTCAACCTGCTGCTCCCGGCGGCGGCCCAGGGCCAGGCGCAGGTCGCGGCGTTCCTGGGCCGGGGCGAGGTCGTCGACCCCGACGGCGCGGGCGAGGTGTGGGAGGTGCCGATCAGCGACCCGGCGGTGCTGCTGCCGCTGAACTTCGCCCAGCCGGCGACCCGGCCCTGA
- a CDS encoding cupin domain-containing protein yields MSYLPDPAVFSRRDGQPSAGRTRFVATGTQTRGDFGLFEMTMAPGGSGPGPHLHRTFSESFHVLEGSLAVLAGEEWTTAHAGDLVYVPRSGVHGFRAAGPDVGARFLILFTPGIPREDYFTGLHELTTGGRTPTTAEIDAFALRHDQLNLRD; encoded by the coding sequence ATGAGCTACCTCCCGGACCCCGCCGTGTTCTCCCGGCGGGACGGCCAGCCGTCGGCCGGGCGCACCCGGTTCGTCGCGACCGGCACGCAGACCCGCGGCGACTTCGGCCTGTTCGAGATGACCATGGCGCCGGGCGGCAGCGGACCCGGGCCGCACCTGCACCGCACGTTCAGCGAGTCCTTCCACGTACTGGAGGGCTCGCTGGCCGTGCTGGCGGGGGAGGAGTGGACGACGGCGCACGCCGGTGACCTGGTGTACGTGCCGCGCTCGGGCGTGCACGGCTTCCGCGCGGCCGGTCCGGACGTCGGGGCGCGCTTCCTCATCCTGTTCACCCCGGGCATCCCGCGCGAGGACTACTTCACCGGCCTGCACGAGCTGACGACCGGCGGACGCACGCCGACGACGGCGGAGATCGACGCCTTCGCGCTGCGGCACGACCAGTTGAACCTGCGCGACTGA